From the Ruminiclostridium josui JCM 17888 genome, one window contains:
- a CDS encoding SMI1/KNR4 family protein, which translates to MISEEFKGIVDKFKEQGKMNFFDETTEEKILVFEKEKSVTLPSKYKEWLLFSDGGELFLPAGVQLYGIEHKPLIDVNDNSRPSDDYIVIGSFASGDPILCKKAEETISIYNQEIGEIDEELVYPDFVAFLNDLYELLGIGE; encoded by the coding sequence ATGATTTCAGAAGAATTTAAAGGAATAGTAGATAAGTTTAAGGAACAAGGAAAGATGAATTTCTTTGATGAGACAACCGAAGAAAAGATATTGGTCTTTGAAAAAGAAAAAAGTGTTACACTTCCATCAAAGTACAAAGAATGGTTATTGTTTTCTGATGGAGGAGAGCTTTTTCTTCCAGCAGGTGTTCAATTATATGGAATTGAGCATAAACCACTTATAGATGTGAATGATAATTCAAGACCGAGTGACGACTATATTGTAATAGGTTCGTTTGCTTCAGGAGATCCAATTCTATGTAAAAAGGCAGAAGAAACAATTTCTATATACAATCAGGAAATTGGAGAAATTGATGAAGAATTGGTATATCCGGACTTTGTAGCCTTCCTAAATGATTTATACGAACTACTTGGCATAGGAGAGTGA
- the istA gene encoding IS21 family transposase, with the protein MIKMAQLEDIRKMYFMEDLSIREISRRTGMHRDTISKYISMDEPKPPKYKLTKERSHPVLGPYIPMIKQIIEDDKTRHRKQRHTGTKIFETLKKEGFLGGYNTVMDYLRKEYRKQKEAFLPLEFELGAYAEVDWTEAYFYLKGKETKAHLFVMKLRGSGGFYVRAYPFEKQEAFFDGHIKCFEFMNGVPYKIAYDNLKTAVKKILEGSNREEQEQFIALRTHYLYESSFCRPAKGSDKGGVENAGKEAVRRFFVPYPEVDSFEELNEYLHNECIKILESNPKWEAERAALRPLPTVRFDGARYKEAKVNRYSMVQFETNRYSVPTIYVGEKVTVKATADEVKILYKGTMIASHPRIYGRYQEQIKLDHYLELLLQKSRALGNTKVYKPQMLAPVYEQYRRSLNARSPRGNREFVKILMLHRDYPTALVTEAIEIAMAYNVYSYDGLFNILGQLLVSGNPKTAPVSKDKLQGIPEVVVIPPDLSKYSALMSGGGQ; encoded by the coding sequence ATGATTAAGATGGCACAATTAGAGGATATCAGAAAAATGTACTTCATGGAAGACCTAAGTATCAGGGAAATAAGCCGCAGAACTGGAATGCACAGGGATACGATCTCAAAATATATTTCCATGGATGAACCAAAACCGCCGAAATATAAGTTGACAAAAGAACGTAGCCATCCGGTATTAGGCCCATACATACCAATGATCAAGCAAATAATAGAAGACGATAAAACAAGGCATCGTAAGCAGCGTCACACAGGGACTAAAATATTTGAGACACTTAAAAAAGAAGGCTTCTTGGGCGGATACAATACTGTAATGGATTACCTGAGGAAGGAATACAGAAAGCAAAAGGAAGCTTTCCTGCCATTGGAGTTCGAACTGGGGGCCTATGCAGAAGTGGACTGGACAGAAGCATACTTTTATCTGAAAGGCAAAGAAACCAAGGCACATTTGTTTGTAATGAAGTTGAGAGGATCAGGCGGATTCTACGTAAGAGCATACCCTTTTGAGAAACAGGAAGCATTTTTTGATGGGCATATCAAATGCTTTGAGTTTATGAACGGTGTACCATACAAGATAGCATATGACAATCTAAAAACGGCAGTGAAGAAGATACTCGAAGGCAGCAACAGAGAAGAACAGGAGCAATTTATCGCCTTACGTACCCATTACCTTTATGAATCTTCATTCTGCCGGCCAGCAAAGGGAAGCGATAAAGGCGGTGTGGAGAATGCAGGCAAAGAGGCTGTGCGAAGGTTCTTCGTACCCTACCCTGAGGTTGATTCCTTTGAGGAGTTGAATGAATATCTGCACAACGAATGCATAAAGATTTTGGAAAGTAATCCGAAATGGGAGGCGGAAAGGGCTGCTTTGAGGCCATTACCGACAGTAAGGTTTGATGGCGCGAGGTATAAAGAAGCAAAGGTCAACCGCTATTCTATGGTACAGTTTGAAACTAACCGATACTCTGTTCCCACGATATATGTGGGAGAGAAAGTCACTGTTAAAGCTACAGCAGATGAAGTAAAAATACTATACAAAGGGACAATGATAGCAAGCCATCCAAGGATATACGGACGATACCAGGAGCAGATAAAGCTTGATCACTATCTGGAACTGCTGCTGCAAAAATCACGCGCCCTGGGCAACACAAAAGTATATAAACCTCAGATGCTGGCACCCGTTTATGAGCAGTATCGTCGAAGCTTAAATGCAAGAAGTCCGAGAGGCAACAGGGAATTCGTAAAGATACTTATGCTGCACAGGGATTACCCTACGGCACTGGTGACAGAAGCTATTGAAATAGCTATGGCATACAATGTATACAGTTATGACGGTTTATTTAACATATTAGGACAGCTGCTGGTCTCAGGCAATCCTAAGACGGCTCCTGTCAGCAAAGACAAGCTTCAGGGCATCCCCGAGGTTGTTGTAATACCTCCTGATCTCAGCAAATACAGCGCTCTCATGTCAGGAGGTGGGCAATAA
- the istB gene encoding IS21-like element ISCth9 family helper ATPase IstB: MPVNKMLIETYLKKLKMPQVAKTYESLAREAADNNLDYEEYLLCVLEQEVHQRENNRIQRGIRQAGFPVIKTIESFDFLAIPSLNKPRVLKLMQGEYIRRRENVILIGNSGVGKTHIATALGYEACRQGMKVKFYTAAGLINELLAAQQEYRLNKFEKQWLAPQLVILDELGYVPFNKVGAELLFQFCSSRYERGSLIITTNLEFPKWTEVLGDEQMTAALLDRLTHNAHILNINGESYRFKQALSKQANND; this comes from the coding sequence ATGCCGGTCAATAAAATGCTTATTGAAACTTACTTGAAGAAGCTAAAAATGCCTCAGGTGGCAAAAACCTATGAATCCCTGGCAAGAGAAGCCGCAGACAACAATCTGGATTATGAAGAATATCTGCTGTGTGTGCTGGAGCAGGAAGTACACCAGCGGGAGAACAACCGGATTCAGAGAGGGATACGACAAGCGGGCTTCCCCGTAATCAAAACGATTGAAAGCTTTGACTTCCTTGCCATACCTTCTTTGAACAAACCACGGGTATTGAAACTCATGCAGGGAGAATATATCCGAAGAAGAGAAAATGTCATTTTGATAGGCAACTCCGGAGTAGGGAAAACCCATATTGCAACTGCGCTCGGTTACGAGGCTTGTCGGCAGGGTATGAAGGTCAAATTCTATACGGCAGCTGGTTTGATAAATGAATTGCTTGCAGCACAGCAGGAATATCGTCTTAACAAGTTCGAAAAGCAATGGCTGGCGCCGCAATTAGTGATCCTTGACGAATTGGGCTATGTGCCCTTCAATAAAGTCGGAGCTGAATTATTGTTCCAGTTCTGCTCCTCCCGATATGAGAGAGGCAGCCTGATCATAACTACAAACTTAGAATTTCCAAAATGGACGGAGGTGTTAGGCGATGAACAAATGACAGCTGCCCTGCTTGACCGCCTGACCCATAATGCACACATACTGAACATCAATGGTGAAAGCTACAGGTTTAAGCAGGCTCTTTCCAAGCAGGCAAATAATGACTGA
- the ltrA gene encoding group II intron reverse transcriptase/maturase → MIVEKAINTHEKVRDFQNRLYLTAKADRKRRFYALYDKIYRNDILKEAWKRVKQNGGTGGIDKVSIDDVKTYGEEKLLGEIAEELRTGKYRCKPVRRSYIPKPDGKKRALGIPTIKDRIVQMAAKIVIEPVFEADFQPCSYGFRPKRSAKQAMDRIFEASDKGGALWVIDADIKDYFGSINHDKLLLLVKQRITDRRVLKLIKGWLKAGVLENGRYSESTLGAPQGGVISPLLSNIYLNYFDVYWNKAFGHLGELVRYADDFVILCKRLSHAEEALRAVKWIMGKLELTLHSEKTRLIDMYFGKDSFDFLGFNNRFQRFRNKNWQWYWTLQQIPSKKTMKKMRANIKEMFASSSKLLLNMEEMVKLLNLKIIGMRNYYSRRFTRPWLWKIDKYINFKFTRWYNRKRQRNYRLGNAAKVRELTKQAGLASMCG, encoded by the coding sequence GTGATTGTCGAAAAAGCTATAAACACCCATGAAAAAGTACGAGACTTTCAAAACAGACTATACCTTACAGCCAAAGCTGACCGAAAGAGAAGGTTCTATGCGTTGTATGACAAGATATACCGTAATGATATCTTAAAAGAAGCATGGAAACGGGTAAAACAGAATGGTGGAACAGGCGGTATTGACAAAGTCAGCATTGATGATGTGAAAACGTACGGCGAAGAAAAACTGCTGGGCGAAATAGCGGAAGAATTGAGGACTGGGAAGTACCGGTGTAAGCCTGTCAGACGAAGTTATATTCCAAAACCAGATGGGAAGAAAAGAGCATTAGGAATACCTACGATTAAGGACAGAATAGTACAGATGGCGGCAAAGATAGTGATAGAGCCGGTGTTTGAAGCTGATTTTCAACCCTGTTCGTATGGATTTAGACCGAAACGAAGTGCTAAACAAGCAATGGACAGGATATTTGAAGCTTCCGACAAAGGTGGTGCACTATGGGTAATAGATGCTGACATAAAAGATTATTTTGGTAGCATCAATCATGATAAGCTACTTTTGCTAGTCAAACAAAGAATAACTGACCGTAGAGTGTTAAAGCTGATAAAAGGCTGGTTAAAAGCGGGAGTATTGGAAAACGGTAGGTACAGTGAAAGTACACTAGGAGCACCGCAGGGAGGAGTTATTTCTCCACTATTGTCCAACATATATCTGAACTATTTTGATGTATATTGGAATAAAGCCTTTGGACATCTAGGTGAATTAGTGCGTTATGCAGATGACTTTGTGATATTGTGCAAGAGGTTATCTCATGCAGAAGAAGCCTTACGCGCTGTGAAGTGGATTATGGGAAAGCTGGAACTAACACTACATAGTGAGAAGACAAGGCTAATTGATATGTATTTCGGAAAGGATAGTTTTGATTTTCTTGGCTTTAACAACAGATTTCAGCGTTTTAGAAATAAAAACTGGCAGTGGTATTGGACATTACAACAGATACCGTCTAAGAAGACTATGAAGAAAATGAGGGCTAACATAAAAGAGATGTTTGCCAGCTCAAGCAAGCTGCTGTTAAATATGGAAGAGATGGTGAAGTTACTCAATCTTAAAATCATTGGCATGAGAAACTATTATAGCAGACGATTTACCAGACCATGGTTATGGAAGATAGATAAGTATATCAATTTCAAGTTTACTCGGTGGTACAATCGGAAGAGACAACGCAACTACAGGCTAGGAAATGCGGCAAAGGTCAGAGAATTGACTAAACAGGCAGGACTAGCAAGTATGTGCGGCTGA
- a CDS encoding AraC family transcriptional regulator — MDSLTSMNNAMVYIEEHLTDDIDYSEVSKIACCSEYHFKRMFSFLSGIGLSEYIRRRRLTLAALDLKDTNLRIIEVAVKYGYDSADSFSRAFHSMHGILPSEARSENTQLKAYPRMTFQLSIIGGCEMNYRIVEKGPFKLVGFKKRVPIIFEGVNPEIAKMTELLTPEVIKQLKAISNIEPTGIISASANFSEGRMEEKGELDHYIGVLTSSNETAEFDVLEIDDSTWAVFESIGPFPETLQNVWGRIYSEWFPSSGYEAAPGPEILWNENPDTGNPKYRSEIWIPVKKKDY, encoded by the coding sequence ATGGATTCGTTAACTAGTATGAATAATGCAATGGTATACATTGAGGAGCACTTAACTGATGATATTGATTATAGTGAAGTGTCAAAAATTGCTTGCTGCTCAGAGTATCATTTTAAAAGGATGTTTTCTTTCTTATCAGGAATTGGTTTGTCAGAATATATTCGAAGAAGGAGACTAACGCTGGCTGCCCTTGATTTGAAAGATACGAATTTGAGAATAATCGAGGTCGCTGTCAAATATGGTTATGATTCAGCTGATTCATTCTCCCGTGCGTTTCATTCTATGCATGGTATTCTACCTTCTGAAGCAAGAAGTGAGAACACACAGTTAAAAGCCTATCCTAGAATGACCTTTCAATTATCAATTATAGGAGGATGCGAAATGAACTATCGTATTGTTGAAAAAGGACCTTTTAAGTTAGTAGGATTTAAGAAGAGAGTTCCAATTATTTTTGAAGGTGTCAATCCAGAGATTGCAAAAATGACCGAACTTTTAACACCGGAGGTTATTAAACAATTAAAAGCAATTTCAAATATAGAACCAACTGGCATTATTAGCGCTTCTGCTAATTTTTCAGAAGGTAGAATGGAAGAGAAAGGAGAATTAGATCATTACATCGGGGTATTAACATCAAGTAATGAAACTGCAGAATTTGATGTATTAGAAATTGATGATAGTACATGGGCTGTATTTGAATCCATTGGACCATTTCCGGAAACACTTCAAAATGTGTGGGGAAGGATATACTCAGAGTGGTTTCCGTCTTCAGGGTATGAGGCAGCCCCAGGTCCTGAAATTTTGTGGAACGAGAATCCAGACACTGGAAATCCAAAGTATAGAAGCGAAATCTGGATTCCAGTAAAGAAAAAAGACTATTAA
- the tnpA gene encoding IS66 family insertion sequence element accessory protein TnpA yields the protein METKKVQQQYLLSKWAATIQECRATGMSVKDWCLENNVNMAQFFYWQRKIRKQLCSSVDNSAKDSSITFAPVQLTNSRNKSLQEVSFSTEMIVNVGGCQLQINNDTSPKLLETVLKVLQNV from the coding sequence ATGGAGACTAAAAAAGTACAACAACAGTACCTTCTTTCAAAATGGGCTGCTACTATTCAGGAATGCCGTGCTACCGGAATGTCTGTGAAGGATTGGTGCTTGGAAAACAATGTGAATATGGCTCAATTTTTTTATTGGCAGCGTAAAATACGTAAGCAACTCTGTTCATCGGTAGATAATTCAGCAAAGGATTCGTCAATCACTTTCGCACCCGTTCAACTCACGAATTCCCGTAATAAGTCCTTGCAAGAAGTATCTTTTAGCACAGAGATGATTGTTAACGTTGGAGGCTGCCAATTACAAATTAATAATGATACTAGCCCTAAGCTGCTAGAGACAGTACTGAAGGTACTCCAAAATGTTTAA
- the tnpB gene encoding IS66 family insertion sequence element accessory protein TnpB (TnpB, as the term is used for proteins encoded by IS66 family insertion elements, is considered an accessory protein, since TnpC, encoded by a neighboring gene, is a DDE family transposase.), translating into MFNNATGFDQIYIACGYTDLRQGIDGLAGMVQNQFHLNPFQNILFLFCGRKTTRIKGLLWEGDGFVLLYKRLEGGRFQWPRSEAEMKEITPKQFRWLTEGLAIEQAKAVKKVSPSRII; encoded by the coding sequence ATGTTTAATAATGCTACTGGTTTTGACCAGATTTACATTGCATGTGGTTATACCGATTTGCGCCAAGGAATTGATGGCCTTGCTGGGATGGTTCAAAATCAATTTCATTTAAATCCTTTTCAAAATATCCTGTTTCTTTTCTGCGGAAGAAAAACAACAAGGATAAAAGGTCTTCTTTGGGAAGGTGATGGTTTTGTATTACTATACAAGCGTTTAGAAGGCGGAAGATTTCAATGGCCTCGCAGTGAAGCAGAAATGAAAGAAATCACACCTAAACAATTCCGATGGCTAACAGAAGGTCTTGCCATTGAGCAAGCAAAAGCTGTTAAGAAAGTGTCTCCCAGCCGTATTATCTAG